Within the Pseudomonas fulva genome, the region GCACGCCGCCGGCGCTGCTGATCGCTTCTTCGATGGGGCGTGGCCGGCACAGGGTGATCGGCAGCGCCTTGATGGCGGCAGCCAAACGCCGAGGATCGGCGAACTGCTCGGCAGGCGTCAGCTCGCGCAGCAGCGCCGCCTTCACGCCATCCAGGCCGGCCTGGCGATGCAGATGTTTGGCCATGGAGTGCGAACCGCGCGGTTTGCTAAGCGCCTTGCCGAGTGCTTCTTCACTGCGCTGTGGCAATAGGTCCAGATACACAGTGCAGCTGCCGTCGCGGCTGATGCGCTGGCGAATCCCGGCGGACAGGGCGTACACCAGGCTGCCCTCGATACCGGTGGCGGTGAGCACGAATTCACCGGGTCGTGACGCTTCGCCTGGCAAGCCCAGTGCCACGTTCTTCAGCGGCGCGCCGGCGAATTTATCGCGCAGCAACGGGCTCCACGCCTCGACATCGAAACCGCAGTTGCTCGGCTGCAGCGGCGCAACGGGCACGCCGGCCCGTTGCAGGTGCGCTACCCAGCTGCCATCGGAACCAAGCCGCGGCCAGCTGCCACCGCCCAGGGCCAGCAGCACCGCATCGGCGCGTACCGCACGCTCACCCTCGGGGCTGGCCACGCGCAGACTGCCGTCTCCGTTCCAGCCCAGCCAGCGGTGCCGGGTATGCAGCTGCACGCCGGCCTCGCGCAGGCGCTTGAGCCAGGCGCGCAGCAGCGGCGCGGCCTTCATGTCGGTAGGAAATACGCGGCCCGAAGTGCCGACGAAGGTGTCGATGCCCAGGCCATGAATCCACTGGCGCAGCGTGTCGGCGTCGAAGCCTTGCAACAGCCTGTCGATCTGTTCCTGGCGTTCGTTGTAGCGGGCGACAAAGGCCGGGTAGGCCTCGGAATGGGTGATGTTCATGCCGCCGACGCCAGCGAGCAGAAACTTGCGGCCCAGCGAGGGCATGGCGTCGAAGAGGTCGACCCGCACCCCGGCGAGCGCCAGGGTTTCGGCGGCCATCAGGCCGGCGGGGCCGCCGCCGATGATGGCGACCGAGTGGGCGGTGGGCGGGAGAGAGTCGGTCATGGCGGTATCGGCAGGGCAAAGGGCGAAGTTTACCCGAGCCCTCGCTGCTGCCATACCCGCGCGGCGCTGTGGTGGAGGATGCCGTGGCGGCGAGCCAGGGCGTGGCGGTCCTTGCTGTAGCCGCCGCCGATCAACCCGACCACGGGAATGTCGCGGCCCAGGCAGTGGTTGAGCACGGCCTCGTCGCGAGCCGCTACGCCGGCGTCGGTGAGTTGCAGGTAGCCCAGGGCGTCGTCCTGGTGCACGTCGACGCCGGCGTCGTAGAGCACGATGTCCGGCTGGTACAACGCCAGCAGGTACCCCAGGGTGTCGTCGACCACCTTGAGGTAATCGGCATCACCCATGCCGCGGGGCAGCGGGATATCCCAGTCGCTGCTGGCCTTGCGCGCCGGGTAATTCTGCTCGCAGTGCAGGGAGACGGTGACCGCGTCGGGTGCGTCCTCCAGCAGTCGCGCGGTGCCATCGCCCTGGTGCACGTCGCAGTCGAAGATCAGCACGCGCCCGGCCTTGCCGCTTGCCAGCAGGTAGCGGGCGATCACCGCCAGGTCGTTGAAGATGCAGAAGCCGGCCGGGTAATCATAGTGGGCGTGGTGGGTGCCGCCGGCCAGATGACAGGCCAGGCCGTGCTGCAATGCCTGCTCGGTGGCCAGCAGCGAGCCGCCTACGGCGCGTACGGTTCGCCGCGCCAGCGCCGGGCTCCACGGCAGGCCGAGGCGGCGCCCGTCTTCATGGCTCAGTGCGCCGCTCAGGTAGCGCTCGATATAGGCGGGGCAGTGGCAGAGGGCGAGGATATCGGCCGGGCAGATTTCGGGCCGCAGCAGTTCTTCATCCCGAGTCAGGCCGCTGGCCACCAGGTGGTCGCGCAGCAGGCGGAATTTCTCCATCGGGAAGCGATGGCCGTCGGGGAACGGCGGGCTGTAGTCGTCGTGGTAGATCAGCGGCAGGGGCATACAATGGCGGTCATCGGGTGAACCTGAGGCAGTATGCATGAGAAGCGAAAGGGATGGGGCCGAACTGCAGACGCCGCGCCTGCACCTGCGCGCCTGGCGTGACGAGGACCTGGACGAACTGGCCACGCTGTGTGCGGATCCGGCAGTGATGCGCCATTTCCCGGCGCCCCTGAGCCGCGAGCAGAGCCAGGCGTTGCTCACCCGCCTGCAAGCGCACTTCGCACAGCACGGCTTCACCTTCTGGTCGCTGTGGCATCGCGAGGATGGGCGCTTCGTCGGCATGACCGGGCTGGCCCAGGTCGGCTTCGAGGCGAGCTTCACGCCGGCGGTGGAGATCGGCTGGCGCCTGTCGCCGGCATTCTGGGGGCAGGGCCTTGCCAGGGAAGCGGCGCGCGCTTCGCTGGATTTTGCCTTTGCGCGGCTGGCGGTTGATCGCGTGGTGGCGTTCACCACGCTTTCCAATACACCATCGCAGCGGGTGATGCAGGCCCTCGGCATGCAGCCGGCCGGCGAGTTCGAGCACCCGGCGCTGGCGCCTGAGCATCCACTATGTCGGCACGTGCTGTACGAACTCCCCCGGGATAAATGGCCGAAGCGGGGCTGAGCCTGTCGCATGCCTCGCCATCGTACGATTCCTGAGCGCCGGCAAAGGCATTACCATTCACCGTCCGCGCAGCCCGCGCGGTTCGCAGCATTGCCCTGGGTAGGGCTCGTGGAGAACCGTTATGAGTCAAGTCCTGCAAGAGTTGGTGGCACTGCTGAGCCTGGAAGCCATCGAGGAAAACCTGTTCCGCGGCGTCAGCCAGGATCTGGGCTTTCGCCAGCTCTTTGGTGGTCAGGTGCTTGGCCAGTGCGTGTCGGCGGCCACCCAGACGGTCGAGGCCGATCGCCATGTGCATTCGCTGCACGGCTACTTCCTGCGCCCGGGCGACGCCGCCTTGCCGGTGGTCTATCAGGTCGACCGCGTGCGTGACGGCGGCAGCTTCAGCACCCGCCGGGTCACCGCGGTGCAGAAGGGCAAGGCGATCTTTACCTGCAGCGCCTCGTTCCAGAATCAGGAAGAGGGCTTCCATCATCAGGTGCAGATGCCCGACGTGCCTGGCCCCGAGGGCCTGCGTTCGGAAACCGAACTGGCCAGCCTGGTGGCCGACTCCCTGCCACCGAGGGTGCGCGAGCGGGTGCTGTTCGACAAACCCATCGAGATCCGCCCGGTCACCGTCGACAACCCGTTTTCCCCCCAGGTCAGCGAGCCGGCCAAGTACGTGTGGTTCCGCGCCGATGGCGAGCTGCCCGACACACCGGCCATTCACAAGTACCTGCTGGGCTACGCCTCGGATTTCAACCTGCTGACCACCTCGATGCTGCCCCACGGCGTGTCGGTGTGGCAGAAGTTCATGCAGGTCGCCAGCCTCGATCACGCCATCTGGTTCCACGGCAACCTGCGCATGGACGACTGGCTGCTCTACGCCATGGACAGCCCCTGGGCCGGCAACGCCCGTGGCTTCTCGCGCGGCAGCGTATTCAACCGCCAGGGCCAGCTGGTCGCCTCGGTGGCCCAGGAAGGGTTGATCCGTTTGCGCGAGGACTGGCGCTGAGTCGCTGCCGCAAACCCTGCGAACGGGCAGCGCCCGGCTGGGCTGC harbors:
- a CDS encoding TIGR03862 family flavoprotein, with translation MTDSLPPTAHSVAIIGGGPAGLMAAETLALAGVRVDLFDAMPSLGRKFLLAGVGGMNITHSEAYPAFVARYNERQEQIDRLLQGFDADTLRQWIHGLGIDTFVGTSGRVFPTDMKAAPLLRAWLKRLREAGVQLHTRHRWLGWNGDGSLRVASPEGERAVRADAVLLALGGGSWPRLGSDGSWVAHLQRAGVPVAPLQPSNCGFDVEAWSPLLRDKFAGAPLKNVALGLPGEASRPGEFVLTATGIEGSLVYALSAGIRQRISRDGSCTVYLDLLPQRSEEALGKALSKPRGSHSMAKHLHRQAGLDGVKAALLRELTPAEQFADPRRLAAAIKALPITLCRPRPIEEAISSAGGVPFEALDDNLMLSALPGTFCAGEMLDWEAPTGGYLLTACFASGRVAGQGMARWLEDRSR
- a CDS encoding GNAT family N-acetyltransferase, coding for MRSERDGAELQTPRLHLRAWRDEDLDELATLCADPAVMRHFPAPLSREQSQALLTRLQAHFAQHGFTFWSLWHREDGRFVGMTGLAQVGFEASFTPAVEIGWRLSPAFWGQGLAREAARASLDFAFARLAVDRVVAFTTLSNTPSQRVMQALGMQPAGEFEHPALAPEHPLCRHVLYELPRDKWPKRG
- the tesB gene encoding acyl-CoA thioesterase II → MSQVLQELVALLSLEAIEENLFRGVSQDLGFRQLFGGQVLGQCVSAATQTVEADRHVHSLHGYFLRPGDAALPVVYQVDRVRDGGSFSTRRVTAVQKGKAIFTCSASFQNQEEGFHHQVQMPDVPGPEGLRSETELASLVADSLPPRVRERVLFDKPIEIRPVTVDNPFSPQVSEPAKYVWFRADGELPDTPAIHKYLLGYASDFNLLTTSMLPHGVSVWQKFMQVASLDHAIWFHGNLRMDDWLLYAMDSPWAGNARGFSRGSVFNRQGQLVASVAQEGLIRLREDWR
- a CDS encoding histone deacetylase family protein, giving the protein MPLPLIYHDDYSPPFPDGHRFPMEKFRLLRDHLVASGLTRDEELLRPEICPADILALCHCPAYIERYLSGALSHEDGRRLGLPWSPALARRTVRAVGGSLLATEQALQHGLACHLAGGTHHAHYDYPAGFCIFNDLAVIARYLLASGKAGRVLIFDCDVHQGDGTARLLEDAPDAVTVSLHCEQNYPARKASSDWDIPLPRGMGDADYLKVVDDTLGYLLALYQPDIVLYDAGVDVHQDDALGYLQLTDAGVAARDEAVLNHCLGRDIPVVGLIGGGYSKDRHALARRHGILHHSAARVWQQRGLG